A window from Citrus sinensis cultivar Valencia sweet orange chromosome 5, DVS_A1.0, whole genome shotgun sequence encodes these proteins:
- the LOC102613611 gene encoding receptor-like protein 56 — MSRVIALDLSDTYGGEYWYLNASLFTPFQQLESLDLTDNKIASCVENEGIERLSRLNNLKMLNLSGNSFNNSILSSLTHLSPLRSLNLFWNRLEGSIDVKDSLRDLEELDIGGNKIDKFVVSKGLSKLKSLSLSGTRFKGTFNVREFNSFNNLELLDMSFNEINNLVVPQGYSGLRKLKSLDLSRVGVRDGSKLLQSMGSFPSLNNLYLSSNNFTETVTITTQGFPHFKSLEHLDMEFMRSALNTSFLQSIGESMSSLKYLSLSGSTIGINSSMILDQGLCSLVHLQELYIASNDLRGSLPWCLANMTSLRILDVSYNQLTGSISLSPC, encoded by the exons ATGAGCCGAGTGATAGCGCTAGACCTTTCTGACACGTATGGGGGAGAGTACTGGTATCTGAATGCTTCTTTGTTTACTCCCTTCCAACAACTTGAGTCACTTGATTTAACTGACAACAAAATAGCCAGTTGTGTTGAGAATGAAG GTATAGAGAGGCTATCAAGATTGAACAACTTGAAGATGCTTAATTTAAGTGGAAACTCATTCAATAATAGCATTTTATCATCTCTAACTCATCTTTCACCATTAagatcattaaatttattttggaataGATTGGAAGGAAGTATTGACGTTAAAG ATTCTTTGAGAGATTTAGAGGAGCTAGACATTGGCGGGAACAAGATTGATAAATTTGTGGTCTCAAAAG gTTTGAGTAAATTGAAGTCTCTTAGTTTAAGTGGTACGAGATTCAAAGGAACATTCAATGTTCGAG AATTCAATTCCTTCAACAACTTAGAATTGTTGGACATGAGCttcaatgaaatcaacaatcTTGTGGTTCCTCAAg GTTACAGCGGTTTGAGGAAGTTGAAAAGCCTTGATCTATCGAGAGTTGGAGTTAGAGATGGAAGCAAGTTGTTACAGTCAATGGGATCATTCCCATCCCTCAACAATCTTTACCTTTCGTCTAATAATTTTACGGAAACAGTGACAATTACTACTCAAG GCTTTCCTCATTTCAAGAGTTTGGAACATTTGGACATGGAATTCATGCGCAGTGCACTCAACACCAGCTTTCTTCAAAGCATCGGTGAATCGATGTCTTCTCTCAAGTACTTATCACTGTCAGGTTCTACTATTGGCATTAACAGCAGCATGATTCTTGATCAAG gcCTCTGTTCGTTGGTGCATCTACAAGAGTTGTACATTGCAAGCAATGATTTAAGAGGTAGCTTGCCTTGGTGCTTGGCAAATATGACATCCCTCCGAATATTAGATGTTTCTTACAATCAACTTACTGGAAGCATCTCCTTATCTCCctgttga